The DNA region CCCGGCCGGCTTGTTGAGCCCGACGAACGGCAGCGTGGTCTGGGTGTTGGTGACGGCTTCCATCCGCAACACCACATCGTTGCCGCGATCGGCGACATAGATGTTGCCGGCGGAGTCCACGGCGATCCCGTCCGGATCCTCCAGCCCCGCGAACGGGAGCACCACGTGGGTGTCGGCGTCGGCCCCGAGTTTGACCACCCGGTTGTCGACGTCGGAGAAATACACGTTGCCGACGTCGTCGACGACCAGTCCCCGGGGTTGGTACTGGTCGCTGAACGGCAGCACCGTGGAGCGGTCCGACCCGGCGGCCAGTTTCACCACCCGGCCGTGCATGCCGTCGCTGGTGACGTAGACGTTGCCGTCGTCGTCCAACGCCACCCCACCCGGCGACAGTCGATAGTCGAGGTCGGTGAAGGGCAGCACCGCCTGCGGCGGCGAGGCCACCGGTGTGGCCGACGAGGGCCGCGACACCAGCTGTCCGACACCGCCGACGACGGCCACCGCCGCAACCACGGCCGCGGCGACCAACACCGGTTTGCCGGGCAACCGCCAGCGTCGTCCCGGAGTGGGCATGACCACGTCCGGGGTGCCCAGATCGGTGCGCAGCAGCGGCGACATCGGCAACGGTGCGGGCAGCGGCCCGCCCGGGCCGATACCCGCCAGGGCGCCGAAACCGGTGTCCGACGGCGCCCCGCCGATCAGGCCGGCGGCGGCCCGCGCCGCGCCGCCGCGCCCCTCGAGGCGGGGTGCCGGCTCGGGCTCCAATCCGCCGGGCAGGTGCAGTGCCGGCTCGCCGCGACGCAGAATCCGGGAGACCTGATGCCGTTCGGCTTCGGTCAGCGCCTGGTAGGCGGCGGCCGCCAATTCACCGGCACTGCTGTAGCGGTCCTCCGGTTTGCCGGCGAGGCCCCGCGCCAGCACCGCGTCGACGGCGGCGGGCACCCGCCCCGGGCGCAGTTTGCTGGGCTGCGGCGGCGCCGCGGTACGCCGCTCCTCGATCGCCGCCTCGACGGTGTCGGCGGAGAACGGCGGAACCCCGCTCAGAGCCTCGGCCAGCACACACGCCAGCGAGTAGATGTCGGAGAGATGGGTGACCTGTTCACCGGTCAGGCGCTCGGGCGCCATGTAACCGAGGGTTCCCAGCGACGGCTTCGCCGGCGCGCCGGGGCCGGCGATGGCCGCGGCCACACCGAAGTCCATCAGGTGCGCCAGATCGTCCTCGGTGACCAGGATGTTGTCGGGTTTGACGTCACGGTGCACGACATAGGCATTGTGGGCCGCGTCCAGGGCGGCGGCCACCTGCCGCACGATGGCCACCGCACGCGGTGCGCTCAGCGGCCCCTGCTCGGCCAGCACCGTCGCCAGATCCGTGCCGTCGACCAGGCCGGTCTCCAGGTAGAGCACGTCGTCGATCTCGCCGTAGGCCCGGATCGGCGTCACGTGCGGTTCGTTCAACTGCCCGGCGGCCTCGGCTTCATCCTCCAGCCGACTGCGGAACGCTTCGTCGGCCGAGAACGACTCGGAGATCAGCTTCAGCGCCACCGTCTCGTCGTTACGGGTGTCCTCGGCCCGGTAGACCTCCCCCACCACGCCATGCCCCAGCAGTTCGCCCAACTGGTAGGGGCCGAATCGCGACCCGGCCCGCGAACCCGGCTCGGGATTGTTCACCGACGACGCTCCCCTCGACCACACGATGCCGCGCACCGCGGCGAAAGATTGGCTACCAGACTAACCGGCACGGACGCCGCAAACGCTCACGAGATGGCGTTCACCGCTGTCAGGAGCCTGGACTTGAACGACTCCGGCAGCGGAATGAAGCCGTACTGGTCCAGCCCGCCCTGACCGGGACCGACCGCGGCCTGCAGGAACGCCTTGACCGCATCACCGGTCGCGGCGTCGGGATATCGCGAGCAGACGATCTGATAGGTCGGCGACACGATCGGGTAGGCGCCGGGTACCGCCGGCCGATGGATCGAGGTCATGTCCAGCACCAGGTCGTTGCTCGGACCGCCCTCCGACAGGAATTTCGCGCCGTCGATGGTTTTGCCGACCGATTCCGCGGAGATCGCCACCGGCGCGGCTCCCGCCGAGGCGATGATCTGCGCCATCGGCAGACGTTTGCCGACCGCGAACGACCACTCGCTGTAGGTGATGGACCCGTCGGTGGCCTGCAATGCCGCCGCGGCGGCGTTGTTGCCGGTCGCGGCCTCGCCGACGCCACCGTTGAAGATGTCGCCGCCGCCGGCGTACCACGCGCCGTCGGACGCGACCTCGAGATATTTCTGGAAACCGGCGCTGCTCGACGCCCGGTCGCCCCGATACACCACATGAATCGGCAGTGCGGGCAGCGCGACCCCGGAGTTGAGCGCCTTGATCGCGGGGTTGTCCCAGCTGCCGATGGTGCCGTTGAAGATCTTTGCCAGCGTCGGGCCGTCCAGGGTCAGACTGTTCACCCCGCTGAGGTGGTAGGTCAGCGCGATCGGGTTGAACACCACCGGCAGGTCCCACGCCGGCGCATCGCAGCGCTCCGCCGCGCGTTCCGGTTGCGACCGGGTGGGGTCGAGCGCGGTGTCCGATCCGGCCAGGTCGATCTCACCGGTCAGGAAGTCGTCCACTCCGGCGGCCGAGCCGTTGGCGGTGTAGTCCAGCGCCTGGCCCGGGCAGGCCCGGGCGTAGGCGTACCCGAACTGGTCGATGGCCTTCGCCTGGGCGGACGATCCGGCGGCCCGCAACTGCTGCTTACCGGCGCAGTCCACCTCCACCGCGGGGTTCTCCGCCGACACCGCGTCTCCGACGCTGTCTGCGCAGGCCGAAACCGTCAGTGCGCCAACCGCGAGCAGCGTCGCCGTCCACGTCGCTCGGCCGAATTTCACAGGACAAAACCATACCGCCACCGTTCCCGGCCCCACCCGGCACTGCCGGTTCCGAATCGGTGGGTTCGGTGGTCACACGAACTGCCAGGCGGCGCGGGCGATGGCCAGTTCCTCATTGGTGGGCACCACCAGCACGGTGGTCGGTGAATCGTCGGGC from Mycolicibacter sp. MU0083 includes:
- the pstS gene encoding phosphate ABC transporter substrate-binding protein PstS → MKFGRATWTATLLAVGALTVSACADSVGDAVSAENPAVEVDCAGKQQLRAAGSSAQAKAIDQFGYAYARACPGQALDYTANGSAAGVDDFLTGEIDLAGSDTALDPTRSQPERAAERCDAPAWDLPVVFNPIALTYHLSGVNSLTLDGPTLAKIFNGTIGSWDNPAIKALNSGVALPALPIHVVYRGDRASSSAGFQKYLEVASDGAWYAGGGDIFNGGVGEAATGNNAAAAALQATDGSITYSEWSFAVGKRLPMAQIIASAGAAPVAISAESVGKTIDGAKFLSEGGPSNDLVLDMTSIHRPAVPGAYPIVSPTYQIVCSRYPDAATGDAVKAFLQAAVGPGQGGLDQYGFIPLPESFKSRLLTAVNAIS
- a CDS encoding serine/threonine-protein kinase PknD, whose protein sequence is MNNPEPGSRAGSRFGPYQLGELLGHGVVGEVYRAEDTRNDETVALKLISESFSADEAFRSRLEDEAEAAGQLNEPHVTPIRAYGEIDDVLYLETGLVDGTDLATVLAEQGPLSAPRAVAIVRQVAAALDAAHNAYVVHRDVKPDNILVTEDDLAHLMDFGVAAAIAGPGAPAKPSLGTLGYMAPERLTGEQVTHLSDIYSLACVLAEALSGVPPFSADTVEAAIEERRTAAPPQPSKLRPGRVPAAVDAVLARGLAGKPEDRYSSAGELAAAAYQALTEAERHQVSRILRRGEPALHLPGGLEPEPAPRLEGRGGAARAAAGLIGGAPSDTGFGALAGIGPGGPLPAPLPMSPLLRTDLGTPDVVMPTPGRRWRLPGKPVLVAAAVVAAVAVVGGVGQLVSRPSSATPVASPPQAVLPFTDLDYRLSPGGVALDDDGNVYVTSDGMHGRVVKLAAGSDRSTVLPFSDQYQPRGLVVDDVGNVYFSDVDNRVVKLGADADTHVVLPFAGLEDPDGIAVDSAGNIYVADRGNDVVLRMEAVTNTQTTLPFVGLNKPAGVAVDSAGNVYVTDSGNNRVVKLLAASNEQVVLSFSGIVSPRGIAVDEAGDVYVTEQNRNKVVKLAADAAIPEVLPFTGLNAPLDVAVDKRGNIYVADRGNDRVVKVDAAD